The Dermacentor silvarum isolate Dsil-2018 chromosome 3, BIME_Dsil_1.4, whole genome shotgun sequence region TAGGAGGCATTGGTTCAATGGAATTGAAAGTAAAATAGGCTGACCGGGTGTTAATATCAGCAATAATGCATATATCTGGCAGAAAATATATAACATTTTTAATGCATACGACCGCACAATGTTTTTAAAGAAGCGGATGGCCAATCGaaactacggtggctagatgcgACCATACCGAAACCAACGGCCAAAACTACAATCGAAACCACTTCGCGGTTATTGAACTTACGGGTGTTACGTGCGGATACGGCGGATACCGCGACCTTGGATACCGCTCGTATGTAGTGTGTCCAATGCGGCAATGCATCGTTTTGAACATAAACTTTCAATGACCATAGTCAGTGAGGATCATCATACTTTATACTATGAATATCGGCTGCTGGAGTAATCTTTTGTGTACACCTGTCAAGTGTGTAAATGTCATCATCGGCCACGAACTCTCTGCTGAACCTTCTCCAAATATCGGACAGCGGCAAGTTTCGCGAAGTTTTCATTTCGTGTACTTATATAGTGGGCAGCGCATAAGCGAGTTGGTTTCTTTTTGACAGCGTTTCCAACTGGCAGTTTCGCCCACAGCGCCGGCTTAGAAGTGGCATACCAGCGTGGGTTTCTGACAACGTCGGGTAAATATGTGCCTGTGGCGTATATCCTTCTTGTGACTCTGTCTTTAACAATGTCAATACtgtctagcaaaaaaaaaaaaacaaacgttTTCTTTTTACTTTACTTGTGTCTCGATCGTTACTTTGTTTCAGAGAAGGTCGAAAAGTTCCTGCTTGCAAGTGTTGAGAATGTAGGCAAGTGCGCTTACGTGACAACATATCCGTCACCTTGCAAGCTGTTTTCGCACTCCAGGTACCATCTGTATAATTTTGCAGGTTCCTTCAGTGTACCATTCGTGAGAGAAGCATACAAGCTGTGGACTGACCTTGGAGCCATCAGAGCTCTGGATCGCCTCCTGAATGCCTCGTTGAGCAATCACATTGCCAACAGGTCGAGTACGCAACAGGTTTAGTAGAGGGCCGACTTGTATCTGGCATTTATTGTTTCGTTGACAAATTCGGGTTACGCGTTCTCGGCATGTGTGTCGGCCGGAGTATCAAATGATCGCGCTTAATTATACACATCTATATATATAGACGTATTTTATCTGTCCCAGGGGCGGTCTCTGATCCAGACTGCTTGTGCAACGTACAAGGATACAAAACTCACCGAAATTCAGAATTGGATCTACGATGGCAAGTTGATAGGCCACCAGGTAATGTTGAACCACTTTGTATGCATCCAATGACATGTACGTGCTAAGTACACATTGATAAATAGCTCACCCATGTTCAGCATAACTGTATGTATGATGGCAGCCTGATTGGACATCAGTTAATGTGAAATTATGTTGGAGGCGTGATGTGGTAGCTAGGAAATGGAAATCGGGCAACATTTTGGCTCGCTAGGCATGAACAGAATAAATGGGCACAAATGATAtattacatgcacacacataatTTACCTCATATGTGTGTTGTAGGTGTTGTAGTTTTTAGGCAGTAATGTGTATGTAATTACTGCTAAGGCACATGCTTTAGGAACGATTACTGGGTGCTCTGGCTGAGGTGTGCAATTTTTTTGCAGCTGATATCATACTATCAATGCAGAAGAAGTACCAATGACGCATGCAGTATATCGTATACTGTTTGTTGTTAGGATACCATTTTCGCTTATCCTGAACCGTTTTGAACTGTGTTGTATTACATTGTCGCAGCTTTTTGCAACCTTAAGTGCCACAGTGTTGGCATAATGTCGCCATAATTGGAGACAGTTGTACTTGTTGGCAGTGATGAGTAGCAACAAAGAAGCTCATGCCTATAGTCCTAGCCAGCTTCCAAGTTTAAACTAATTGAGAGAATGTTTCAGTCATGCACTCCCAGAAACCAAATTTGATGTATCATTTAGCATACTACCATTCCATGCCGCCTTTGATGAATGAATTGAAGTATATTGCTAAGATAATTAGCCGCCTAATAACTGTTGGAATATGTATGTGAAAATTTTTTCACAGTTTTCTAAACGTTTATCGTATAGGAGCTCGGCTACTGAGTGTGTCAGGAGCTACTAGATGTCCTTAAAGGACAAATGAGGTGCCGGAGtggtcatagaataaagaaccaacttttgATGTTTTACATTTCAGGCTGTGATGTATGGCATTGTGTGCGCATTTCTGAGTGTTCCCGAAGACCAGGCCATCCTGTCCTTTCTGTTCAGCTCGCTCCGAACCACAGTAGCTGCTGCAGTACGGCTCGGAGCTATAGGCACACTTGAGGTTTGCAGCACCTTTTTAACATTTTCATCAATCTCACAAGACATACCtacttaaccctttcagacgctatgtatgtacacaattgtgtacaccaagatagtgcatcaatagcaaaagcactgatgaaagtaatgatatttaaaatgtgttgcatacatcttgaaacacttatgattggaattgggctgcaattttggataacatgtgcaaaatgttttagtaaaatgagtgggaaggtagacaATTGGGTGTTTTTTCTTGGTGTCAGTATGTTgttgtatgtagcgggttcacttctttcattgtttttcacaatgtcatgcaccaaGCATAATTTTCAAGCTACTGGATAAGTGCTTTTCATGCTTTTGAACACataaaatagttgatgttctcatatttaatgttcctgtagtgagtttacATGGAGTACACAtcctgtaaacttgacaaaactcactaaagaattgaaaattcgtaatcttttctgcagctgtaaactttctatgattctgaagatgcaagaaatgtggtgaaagtaagttttcaatcaacaggataaaGAGGCATCTGAAAGGGTGCtcattttactgcgacagcagtgaAGCGCTCAAAACTGGGTTTGATGTGTTTTTGATGTGTCTCTGACATACAACGAAAGCGTGCTCACACGCTTGGTATCACTGCTTCAAGAATCGGCCTAGTGAGTTCACCTGCAACAACGCATTTCTGAAACGGGTTGTGTGCCATTGTGTGCAGTTGTTTCAGAAATGCTTTGTTGTGTCGAGACACAGAGATGAACTCGCGCGGCTGATTCCTGAAGCAGCAAAAATTGCAGCTTTACATACCGAGTGTGCGAATGTGCCTCACTGGCATTGTCAAGAAAAgaaattatatatttttttattttaatgcgaTATAGTTCGCTCATGGCATCTTTGCTTCCGCTTCAGTGTGATGTGCAGGCAAGGGCTggagattgggcgagttggtaacgtTGCATTCTGAATGTTGCATAAATATGTcttgaataaagcctttattgaAGTCGGCGCTTGTGTGTGTCCACTTGCTTGTCCTCGTCTGTCACTGTACTTGAATATTCCTAAATGGTGTTACTGTCAACGTCCGTTAAAGTTTATCAAGGCTGATATTTTTTGTCCAAGGGCCAGCGGATGCAGTTCATGCTGCAGTCGAGGATACCCGAGGTCATGGAAAGGTAAGTTGTGAAATCGGTAAACTATTGAGCCAGTGACCTGCTGAAGTTATTGTAATTGGTAGATGACAAAAATAAGGTAATGGTCACATCTTCATTCACAATGAAAAGCCATGCCAGAAAGTTATAGAATACAAATAATTCCTGATGTCAGCTGGTGGCCTCTGGTATAATAAGCTGGTGTTTAATATTCAACTGTAAAAGAAAATGCTTGCCAAAATTGAGAGCATAATGCTAATGCTTCTTATAGCAAAAGCAAAGTAGCTAAATGAGGAAACTTTTGATTGGCACAGGAAATGTGTCGACAAACCTGTTCAAAAATTATTTAGCATAAAGATAAACAGCAGCTAAACAGATTGTATTTCTGAGGGCTTCAACACTAGAAAAAGTAAGTCAATTCAAGTAAAAGGACCCTGACAGAGCTTTAGAGAAACAAAAAACGTTAAAAAAAGTGCAAATAAAGGCGTGCATCTCTCTTTAAATGAGCAGATCGTCTAAGAAAATGTGTGAATTGCTGCACATTTGTGCAGTGAAACGGGCAATATCGAATCGTGCTGTTCTGGGCACTGCTGCCCTTagtaggggtggggggggggggggggggggctgcataGAGCAGGCACCACTCTCCTGCAAGTAGTACTTGGCAGCTGCTTTGTGTGTGGCACCTGTCtcttatctctctctccccccccacccccaccttTTTTTCCCAGTCTTTTAGAAGTGTTCAAACTGGGTGTATTTAATGTTGTTATTAATGGCCGACTACTATTTATTAGTTGTAAATGGGACATAAAATGCCACCAGGGTCTGGTTTGGATTTCTAGTTGCGGCACCAATCATGACTGGTGTTTCTAATTTTCTCACTTTAAGCAAGCACCATTCTTTGCAAAAGTGATGCTTTAACATTTTAAAGCACTGATCTAGGGCCCTTGTATAATTAATGTTTGTCACTAATGTACCTTTCAATTCACTAACAATATGCGAGCTTATCACCTGTCAAGGCACATTTTGAAGCCCCATTTGTACATGATTAATTAGCTAAATATATCTGGAAACTCCAGCATAATGGTGGTTCTTAATTTACCTCCTCAGGAGAATGACACTCGATATACAAAACATAGGGAAGGTGGTTTAAAAGACCTTTGTGTGCAGTATATTGTGAGTGTCACGCTTGTGTACATCCATAACATTTATGGTTTAGTGTGAACCAAAGTGTGTCGTGTATTGGTGAATTGTAGTGCAGATATAGATGACAGAAAATACGAGACGAGCCCAAACAGCCACATTACTATGTCATGTAGTTTGTGAAATTTCTATGATCCTATTTTTATAATATGACCTTCTCCAAGCTTCAGTGGGCATGTTCTTGAGCATGTATATTTGTTCCTTTTCGACTGCTAGCATTGTCCTGGAACTGCTAAAAACTTTACTATTATACAGCCAACAGAAAGTCATTAGATGCTTTTCAGTGAAGTCTATAGACCTTCTATAGGCAGCCAGTGGACTTGTAGCTAGTGTACTTCATCTCAAATGCTGTCTATGGGTGCTTTGAAGAGAAGCCATTTGGATGTCTGTGGAGCTTCCGATGAAGACTGCAAAAAACTTTGTTAACAATTTTGGCTAGGGACAGAAGCGTATGGACATTCGTCGTATATAGACAGCATAGTTTTGTTGTTAGTTTTTTTTCTATAGACAAATAATAATATCTATATGTCAATTCCAAAACATAAATCTGTAGATAGTCTAAACCTATTACAAAAATCTAGTCTCGGACTTTCTGGATAAAAAAATAAAGTCTTTAACCCCTTAAGTCACAAATTATGGTGGATTGTCAATAAATGTGTCATGATAACTTTATCCCAAGGGGCGGATTCATTGAAACGAAGGGAAGGTGGTAGTATGATCCTTTGTTCATTTTCTAAAGAGTCCTTGGTATTACCTGGTATTACGCAGTAATTAAACATTGAAGTTAGTGTGCAGTCACTCGTGTCGAGTCTTTTCGTAAATAGAATCGAATCGCCTGTTTAAAGCACTCGCACAAATTTTTTGCGTCCGGCAGTATGACGAATAGAAAAACGAACCCTTGACCACTGCTGATGAAATGTGCTAATCCCTTTTACACAGTGGTAGTGTGTAGTAACACGCTGCACAATTAAATAAAATAGAGGCAAGCGCAGGGTTCAATTTACTCGCAGCTTAATTTCCACAGCTTTCTTTTGCCGTTACTGGACAGAACTGGCAAAAACAAGTTACATGCACAAATCTATACACCATGGCTGAAGGAGCTTAAGGTGCTTAAGGGAAAGCATAGCAGCATACAAGAAACCTGCGACGTCTATAGACCATCTAAGTTCATTTTTGTAAGGGTTCACTGTTGGCTACTATCATGCACGTTTGCTATACAAGCTTGCTTGCCAGTCCTATTCTCAACTACTACACTCCGTTTCATACTTACCAGGCAAAGCTGCGTCAGCTATAAAAGTAGTGCTGTCGTGgaattctcgctctgcacctttCACAGTGCAGTTTTTCATCTGCGACACATCCTACTGCACAGCTTTGAATGTTAAAACAACTTGCAGATAATTTTACGTCAAATTACGTATTAGTATTTGTGCACTGTTGTGCTTCCAGTATACAACATCCTATGTTTCTGTTGCGAGTGCAAGCAGTACACTGAGGCCACTTGTCACAGAAACGTGCCACTCTGCCCGTTCGGTGGTAAATTGATTCAGGTCTGCGACACTTTACATGTAATAAATATGTCATGCTTTGTGACAAGAAAGTATTGCATCAACTTACACAATGCATACCTATATCTTTCATATGTGAAGCCCTATTTTTTGATCACTGACGTGAGGAGTGTTAAGAGAAATCTCTCTAGAGCTTTTGTAGCATTGTATAAAAAAAAGGAGTATAAAATTGAGTATAGGTGGGGAGGCGGATATCCTTCTCACCAGTGGCATCACTTCAATTTGCATGCAGGCACCAACACAGAACATCGGAAAGTGCTGCCAATGTGTATCCCCTGATTGACGTGATGCAGAGTTCGCACGACCAGCTGTTTGCACGCATGTTCTATTCCTGACAGGAAAGCACCATCATGCGAAGGATGTGACCAGCATTAACGCAAGAAATAAAACTGAGCAACACATCACGAAGTATACTTTACGAGGCTCTTTATTCACTGCACACACATCATTCAttcacagagaaaaaaaaaaaaaaaacgcattcaAAGCCAGCTTTGATGATGCTACTGCCAGGTGACACACATCGATCCCTTCCCATATAAATTATTACAGTGCTTGACAAGTCTGGAGATCTCAAAATACACCAGGCAGAAACAATTATTTTTCTCGCTCTGCACAGTTTCGTGCACATTCTCTTTCCCATGGCTACCTACTGTGCCACAATTCATTAGGTGACATCACCCACACAACTTGATAAAATACAAAGACTCAGACAAGACATAATGCTGTGTAAAGCAATCGCTATTTTGCATTCATAGTCAAAGCAATGCTGATTTATTCCCGGACACACATCTAGCAGCGTAATATTTTGAAAGCGTCAGCATAATCGTGCCACATTGAATACTGTTAGATGGGGTAGcaatttttgtttgcttttttttgtttatttacacTAGCTAAGAATAACTCAGTTCTTGCCAGCATGTCTTTGGGAGCTTCTCCAGCTTGCCACAAACACCagtaaagaaaacaaacaaaaaacaagaaatgctATATGCCTGGTCCTGCAAGCCAATATATTCGAGCAAGTGACATGCAACAGGTTCCCTTTAAGGTATTCCATCAACCACACTAAGCCTTGtcaaagcaaaaaaacaaaacaaaataggcCAATAACAAGGGATGCCCTCGCTGCTGAGACAGAACAGCAGATACACATACCGGCAATGTTCTAAACAAAAGTGGCACATTTGAAACATTCTAGAATTGGCTATGCCTCTCCGGCCAAATAAAAAAAGCGGTATACTGGAATAACAACAGCAGTCTCCCAACTGTGTCAGTTATAAATGGCAAGATTGGTATGGCCAAAGCGTAAAAAGATACAATAAAAAAGATAACCACAAAACGTTTAGTGGACTTCAGCAACTTGGCCTTTTAAATTATTAAAAGAAGGCATCATGCACCTTAACACTTTGTGCACAAAACAGCAATGAAAACGATACCACACATATCTTCATGCGCTGTATAGAACAGGTAAAAGAGAGCACAAACATTTTTTCGTAAAATAGACCATGCATTTGATGAGTGTATCATGTGCACTACTTGACAGCTTGAAAGAAGCAGAACACAGATTGTATGAGCATAAATGTGTgccctcacttttttttcttcttctaaaagGTCATACATTTTTTTACAGTGGCGTTATGCGAAG contains the following coding sequences:
- the LOC119445919 gene encoding uncharacterized protein LOC119445919 isoform X1, producing MSSSATNSLLNLLQISDSAFPTGSFAHSAGLEVAYQRGFLTTSEKVEKFLLASVENVGSFSVPFVREAYKLWTDLGAIRALDRLLNASLSNHIANRSSTQQGRSLIQTACATYKDTKLTEIQNWIYDGKLIGHQAVMYGIVCAFLSVPEDQAILSFLFSSLRTTVAAAVRLGAIGTLEGQRMQFMLQSRIPEVMERHQHRTSESAANVYPLIDVMQSSHDQLFARMFYS
- the LOC119445919 gene encoding uncharacterized protein LOC119445919 isoform X2; translated protein: MSSSATNSLLNLLQISDSAFPTGSFAHSAGLEVAYQRGFLTTSEKVEKFLLASVENVGSFSVPFVREAYKLWTDLGAIRALDRLLNASLSNHIANRSSTQQGRSLIQTACATYKDTKLTEIQNWIYDGKLIGHQGQRMQFMLQSRIPEVMERHQHRTSESAANVYPLIDVMQSSHDQLFARMFYS